One part of the Gammaproteobacteria bacterium genome encodes these proteins:
- a CDS encoding tetratricopeptide repeat protein, translating into MNEATPDKGQASASVPALIHQALVLSQQRRLPEAEQVLRRALMLAPGSFDALHHLGILRFQAGDKDDALGFLALACEKDPRNALAQYNRGIVLEALARPNDALGCYDRAIALDPGFAVALFNRGQLHRKSGRNREALADFERAIALKPDFAEAHNNRGNTLQDLGRHQEALASFDEAIRRKPDFALAHLNRGVTLRALGRAQEALAIFDRAVALMPGIAEAHANRGIVLRDLSRPREALESLDRAIALKADFAEAHSYRGRVLRDFNRHAEALESLDRALALKPGLVEAYLDRGGALRALGRLQEALAAYDRALALMPDLAEAYNNRALVLRDLNRHPEALENLARALALKPDSAEAHNNRGNVLRDLNRPADAIASYEQAIRLKPDFAEAHMNLGIQKLLLGDYAGGWPLYEWRRKTNQFAEWRREFTRPEWTGEQSIAGKTVLLYAEQGLGDAIQFMRYVPRMEALGATVLLEIPAPLAALAATLQARAKRIIKGETLPDFDLQCPLMSLPLAFRTRVETVPAEIPYLAADPRKVEEARARLGARSRTRIGLVWSGYAGHRNDRDRSIALRRLEPLLRLDFEFHSLQREVRPDDLAALAEFAQVRSHQDELRDFSDTAALLSALDLVISVDTSVAHLAGALGKTAWVLLSTRPDWRWMTECRDSPWYPSLRLFRQQRPGDWDGVIGEIIEELQPL; encoded by the coding sequence ATGAACGAGGCGACGCCGGACAAGGGACAGGCAAGTGCCTCCGTCCCCGCCCTTATCCACCAGGCGCTCGTGCTCAGTCAGCAGCGCCGGCTGCCCGAGGCGGAACAGGTATTGCGACGGGCGCTGATGCTGGCGCCAGGCAGCTTCGACGCCCTCCATCACCTGGGCATCCTCCGCTTTCAGGCGGGCGACAAGGATGACGCCCTGGGATTTCTGGCGCTTGCCTGCGAAAAAGATCCGCGTAACGCGCTCGCCCAGTACAACCGCGGCATCGTGCTCGAGGCGCTGGCGCGTCCGAACGACGCCCTGGGCTGTTACGACCGCGCCATCGCACTCGATCCCGGCTTTGCCGTCGCGCTGTTCAATCGCGGCCAGCTCCACCGGAAGTCGGGGCGCAATCGCGAGGCCTTGGCGGACTTCGAGCGCGCGATCGCCCTCAAACCGGACTTCGCCGAGGCGCACAATAATCGCGGGAATACCCTGCAGGACCTGGGGCGCCATCAGGAGGCCTTGGCGAGCTTCGACGAGGCGATCCGGCGCAAACCCGACTTCGCCCTGGCCCACCTCAACCGCGGCGTCACCCTGCGCGCACTCGGGCGCGCGCAGGAGGCCCTCGCGATCTTCGACCGGGCGGTCGCTCTCATGCCCGGCATCGCCGAGGCGCACGCCAACCGCGGTATCGTCCTGCGTGACCTCAGCCGCCCGCGCGAGGCGCTCGAGAGTCTCGACCGCGCCATCGCCTTGAAAGCGGACTTCGCCGAGGCGCACAGTTACCGCGGCCGCGTCCTGCGTGACTTCAACCGGCACGCGGAGGCACTGGAAAGCCTTGATCGCGCGCTCGCCCTGAAACCCGGTCTCGTCGAGGCGTACCTCGACCGCGGCGGCGCGCTGCGCGCCCTCGGCCGCCTGCAGGAGGCGCTGGCGGCGTATGACCGTGCGCTCGCGCTCATGCCCGATCTCGCCGAGGCGTACAACAACCGCGCACTCGTCCTGCGCGACCTCAACCGTCACCCGGAGGCGCTGGAAAACCTCGCTCGCGCGCTCGCGCTGAAACCCGACTCCGCCGAGGCCCACAATAACCGGGGCAACGTCCTGCGCGACCTGAACCGGCCGGCCGACGCGATCGCCAGTTACGAACAGGCGATCCGCCTCAAGCCGGACTTCGCCGAGGCCCACATGAACCTCGGCATACAGAAACTGCTGCTGGGCGATTACGCGGGCGGCTGGCCGCTCTATGAGTGGCGGCGGAAAACGAATCAGTTCGCGGAGTGGAGACGGGAGTTCACGCGGCCCGAGTGGACGGGCGAACAGTCGATCGCCGGCAAGACCGTGCTGCTGTACGCGGAACAGGGCCTGGGTGATGCGATCCAGTTCATGCGCTATGTCCCGCGGATGGAGGCCCTGGGCGCCACGGTCCTGCTGGAGATCCCCGCGCCCCTCGCCGCGCTGGCGGCCACGCTGCAGGCCCGGGCCAAGCGGATCATCAAGGGCGAAACGCTGCCGGACTTCGATCTGCAGTGTCCGCTGATGAGCCTGCCACTGGCCTTCAGGACCCGCGTCGAGACCGTCCCGGCGGAGATACCCTATCTCGCCGCCGATCCACGCAAGGTGGAGGAAGCCCGCGCGCGGCTCGGCGCCCGATCGCGCACGCGGATCGGACTGGTGTGGTCCGGGTATGCCGGACACCGGAATGACCGCGATCGCAGCATCGCGCTGCGCCGTCTGGAACCGCTGCTGCGGCTGGACTTCGAATTCCACTCGCTGCAACGCGAGGTCCGGCCGGACGATCTCGCCGCGCTGGCAGAATTCGCCCAAGTCCGCTCGCACCAGGATGAACTCAGAGACTTTTCGGACACCGCGGCCCTGCTCTCCGCACTGGACCTGGTGATCAGCGTGGACACCTCCGTCGCCCACCTCGCCGGTGCCCTGGGCAAGACCGCGTGGGTCCTGCTGTCCACCCGTCCCGACTGGCGCTGGATGACGGAGTGCAGGGACAGCCCGTGGTATCCGTCACTGCGCCTGTTCAGGCAGCAGCGACCGGGAGATTGGGACGGCGTGATCGGAGAAATCATCGAGGAACTGCAGCCCTTGTGA
- a CDS encoding MGMT family protein, producing the protein MTTYHRPQGNTYERIYAAVRRIPCGRVATYGQIARLAGIPRQARQVGYALHALPAGSDVPWHRVVNASGRISRRAESYFEQIQRGLLAQEGVAFKSSGDIALDRFQWNPAQNSSEWGS; encoded by the coding sequence ATGACGACTTATCACCGCCCGCAGGGCAATACCTATGAACGGATCTACGCGGCGGTCAGACGGATCCCCTGCGGGCGCGTTGCGACGTACGGGCAGATCGCCCGGCTCGCCGGTATCCCGCGTCAGGCTCGGCAGGTCGGCTACGCGCTCCATGCCCTGCCGGCCGGGAGCGATGTCCCGTGGCACCGCGTCGTCAACGCCAGCGGAAGGATCAGCCGGCGCGCAGAATCGTATTTCGAGCAGATCCAGCGCGGCCTGCTCGCGCAGGAAGGCGTCGCTTTCAAGTCGTCCGGTGATATAGCGCTGGATCGTTTTCAGTGGAATCCGGCACAAAACTCATCGGAATGGGGCTCGTAA
- a CDS encoding DUF484 family protein, translating into MNTSQTGAAGDLPILTAQSVEDYLRRHPDFFQGRDDLIRALTLPHPTGGAISLVERQVALLREETQRYRAQLQELVQIARYNDELIARLQQLTVKLMDCTTLDEALALLETGLRQDFHADAATLRLFPASGLARFDADALGFLNVEAIEPDRLASSLQPILTAGRPACGHLPNEQLVQLFPTTAGEIGSAALLPLAGGAGEPVVGLLAIGSRNAERFTPEMGTTYLNYMNELIGRKLAACLRDAAPA; encoded by the coding sequence ATGAACACATCGCAGACCGGCGCCGCGGGCGACCTGCCGATACTGACAGCACAGAGCGTCGAGGACTATCTGCGCCGCCATCCCGATTTCTTCCAGGGACGCGACGACCTGATCCGCGCGCTCACCCTGCCCCACCCCACCGGCGGCGCCATCTCGCTGGTGGAGCGTCAGGTCGCGCTGCTGCGCGAGGAGACTCAGCGCTACCGCGCCCAGCTACAGGAACTGGTTCAGATCGCACGTTACAACGACGAACTCATCGCGCGTCTGCAACAACTTACCGTAAAACTGATGGACTGCACGACGCTGGACGAGGCCCTCGCCCTGCTCGAGACAGGCCTGCGACAGGACTTTCACGCCGACGCGGCGACACTGCGCCTGTTCCCGGCCTCCGGCCTGGCCCGCTTCGATGCCGATGCGCTCGGCTTCCTGAACGTCGAGGCAATCGAGCCGGACCGTCTGGCGTCATCGCTGCAGCCGATCCTCACCGCCGGCCGGCCGGCGTGCGGGCACCTGCCGAACGAACAGCTGGTGCAACTCTTCCCCACGACCGCGGGCGAAATCGGCTCGGCGGCGCTGCTGCCGCTCGCCGGAGGCGCCGGCGAGCCCGTGGTTGGCCTGCTCGCCATCGGCAGCCGCAACGCTGAGCGTTTCACGCCGGAAATGGGCACCACGTACCTCAACTACATGAACGAACTGATCGGGCGCAAACTCGCCGCCTGCCTGCGCGACGCGGCGCCTGCCTGA
- the xerC gene encoding tyrosine recombinase XerC — MERSGWITRFLESLRVERRLSPHTLSAYRRDLAVLETFCAAERIAHWNQLTAHHIRALVAAQHRRGLDGRSLQRLLSALRSFFEYLLGQQELGHNPATGIRAPKSPRRLPNALDVDQMSRLLELPADGPLALRDRAIMELFYSSGLRLSELVALDLTDLDLNDGTVRVTGKGNKTRVVPVGRQACAALRAWIDQRLTIPGPDPRALFIGLAGRRTTARAVQSRIRFWGRRQGLEGALHPHMLRHSFASHLLESSGDLRAVQELLGHADISTTQIYTHLDFQHLAEVYDAAHPRARRRGRA, encoded by the coding sequence ATGGAGCGCTCCGGCTGGATCACGCGCTTCCTGGAGAGCCTGCGCGTCGAACGCCGGCTCTCCCCGCATACCCTGTCCGCCTACCGGCGCGACCTCGCCGTTCTCGAGACATTCTGCGCCGCGGAGCGCATCGCGCACTGGAACCAGCTGACTGCGCATCACATCCGCGCCCTGGTCGCGGCACAGCACCGGCGCGGTCTCGACGGCCGCAGCCTGCAGCGCCTGTTGTCCGCCCTGCGCAGCTTCTTCGAATATCTGCTCGGACAACAGGAATTGGGACATAACCCGGCGACCGGTATCCGCGCCCCGAAATCGCCGCGCCGCCTGCCGAACGCCCTCGATGTCGATCAGATGAGTCGCCTGCTCGAACTGCCCGCGGACGGGCCGCTGGCGCTGCGCGATCGCGCCATCATGGAATTGTTCTACTCCTCAGGCCTGCGCCTGTCCGAACTGGTCGCCCTGGACCTCACCGATCTCGACCTGAACGACGGCACCGTGCGCGTCACCGGCAAAGGCAACAAGACCCGGGTGGTACCGGTCGGACGCCAGGCGTGCGCGGCGCTCAGGGCCTGGATCGATCAGCGCCTGACCATCCCCGGTCCAGACCCGCGGGCGCTGTTCATCGGGCTGGCCGGACGGCGCACGACTGCGCGCGCGGTACAGTCCCGCATCCGCTTCTGGGGACGGCGCCAGGGACTGGAGGGCGCGCTCCATCCCCACATGCTGCGCCATTCGTTCGCCAGCCATCTGCTCGAATCCAGCGGCGACCTGCGCGCCGTACAGGAGCTGCTCGGACATGCCGACATCTCCACCACCCAGATCTACACCCATCTCGACTTCCAGCACCTCGCCGAGGTCTACGATGCGGCGCATCCGCGCGCGCGCCGGCGCGGACGTGCCTGA
- the dapF gene encoding diaminopimelate epimerase has protein sequence MHGLALHTPGQACYTAGTFPENAACIVPTTNTSLLFSKMHGLGNDFVIIDAVSQPVSLSPEQIRYLADRHVGIGCDQLLLVEPAGDARADFRYRIFNADGSEAGQCGNGARCFARFVREHGLTEKDRLVLETRSGLLRTQLLDGNLVTVDMGTPRLDPAVVPFVTDQPGPDYILDIDGEPVEINAVSMGNPHAVLRVDDVTRAPVERLGPRLEHDRRFPEGVNVGFMEIEDRTHIRLRVFERGAGETLACGSGACAAVVAGRLRGLLDPRVAVELPGGKLFVEWEGGDASVAMTGPATLVFEGNIAL, from the coding sequence ATGCACGGGCTGGCGCTGCACACACCCGGACAAGCTTGCTATACTGCGGGCACATTCCCTGAGAACGCCGCCTGTATCGTGCCGACCACCAACACCAGCCTGCTGTTCAGCAAGATGCACGGTCTGGGCAATGACTTCGTCATCATCGACGCCGTCAGCCAGCCCGTTTCGCTCAGCCCCGAACAGATCCGCTATCTCGCCGACCGCCACGTCGGCATCGGTTGCGATCAGCTGCTGCTGGTCGAACCCGCGGGCGATGCGCGCGCCGACTTCCGTTACAGGATATTCAATGCCGACGGCAGCGAGGCCGGACAGTGCGGCAACGGCGCGCGCTGTTTCGCCCGCTTCGTGCGTGAACACGGCCTGACAGAGAAAGACCGGCTGGTGCTGGAAACGCGCAGCGGACTGTTGCGTACGCAGCTGCTGGACGGCAACCTGGTCACGGTGGACATGGGGACTCCGCGCCTCGATCCCGCCGTCGTGCCCTTTGTCACCGATCAGCCCGGACCGGACTATATCCTCGACATCGACGGCGAGCCGGTGGAGATCAACGCGGTTTCCATGGGTAATCCGCACGCCGTCCTGCGGGTCGACGATGTCACCCGCGCCCCGGTGGAGCGGCTCGGCCCCCGGCTGGAACACGACCGGCGCTTTCCGGAGGGCGTAAACGTCGGCTTCATGGAGATCGAGGATCGCACACATATCCGCCTGCGCGTCTTCGAGCGCGGCGCCGGTGAGACGCTCGCCTGCGGCAGCGGCGCCTGCGCCGCCGTGGTCGCCGGCCGTCTGCGCGGCCTGCTCGACCCGCGTGTCGCGGTGGAACTGCCGGGCGGCAAGCTGTTCGTCGAGTGGGAAGGCGGCGACGCCAGCGTCGCCATGACCGGACCCGCCACACTGGTATTCGAGGGAAACATCGCCTTATGA
- the ubiD gene encoding 4-hydroxy-3-polyprenylbenzoate decarboxylase — protein MKYRDLRDFIAALEQKGDLVRVRTEVDPHLEMTEICDRTLRKGGPALLFERPRGHTIPVLANLFGTPERVALGMGADSVAALRETGKLLAYLKEPEPPAGLRDAWDKWPVLKQVLNMSPKTVGDAPCQRNVIEGDAVDLARLPIQTCWPGDVAPLITWALVVTRGPHKPRQNLGIYRQQVLGRNRVIMRWLAHRGGALDYRDWQAAHPGEPFPVAVALGADPATILGAVTPVPDTLSEYAFAGLLRGGRTEVVKCIGSDLSVPASAEFVLEGNIHPGDEAPEGPFGDHTGYYNEVERFPVFTIDRITHRDDPIYHSTYTGRPPDEPAVLGVALNEVFVPILQKQFPEIADFYLPPEGCSYRVACVSLRKQYPGHAKRVMFGVWSFLRQFMYTKFVIVTDDDVNVRDWKDVVWAMTTRMDPARDTVIIENTPIDYLDFASPVSGLGSKIGFDATNKWKGETERQWGTPISMDAGTKRRVDEIWDSLGIPGGD, from the coding sequence ATGAAATACCGCGATCTGCGCGACTTCATCGCCGCGCTGGAACAGAAAGGTGACCTGGTCCGCGTACGGACCGAGGTCGACCCGCATCTCGAAATGACCGAGATCTGCGACCGCACGCTGCGCAAAGGCGGTCCGGCGCTGCTGTTCGAACGCCCCAGGGGCCACACCATTCCCGTGCTCGCCAATCTGTTCGGCACCCCCGAACGCGTCGCGCTCGGCATGGGGGCGGACTCGGTCGCGGCCCTGCGCGAGACCGGTAAACTGCTCGCCTACCTGAAGGAACCTGAACCCCCGGCCGGCCTGCGCGACGCCTGGGACAAGTGGCCGGTGCTGAAGCAGGTGCTCAACATGAGCCCGAAGACGGTCGGCGACGCACCGTGCCAGCGCAACGTCATCGAGGGCGACGCGGTCGACCTCGCCCGCCTGCCGATCCAGACCTGCTGGCCAGGCGACGTCGCGCCGCTGATCACCTGGGCGCTGGTGGTCACGCGCGGACCCCACAAGCCGCGGCAGAACCTCGGCATCTACCGCCAGCAGGTGCTCGGGCGCAACCGCGTCATCATGCGCTGGCTCGCGCATCGCGGCGGCGCGCTCGATTACCGCGACTGGCAGGCGGCGCATCCGGGCGAGCCGTTCCCGGTCGCCGTCGCGCTGGGCGCAGATCCCGCCACCATCCTGGGCGCCGTGACACCGGTGCCCGACACGCTGTCCGAATACGCCTTCGCGGGTCTGCTGCGCGGCGGCCGCACCGAAGTCGTGAAGTGCATCGGCAGCGACCTCTCGGTGCCGGCCAGCGCAGAGTTCGTGCTCGAGGGGAACATTCATCCCGGAGACGAGGCGCCCGAAGGCCCGTTCGGCGACCATACCGGCTATTACAACGAGGTCGAGCGCTTCCCGGTGTTCACCATCGACCGCATCACCCACCGCGACGATCCCATCTATCACAGCACCTACACCGGCCGCCCGCCCGACGAACCGGCGGTGCTCGGCGTCGCGCTGAACGAAGTGTTCGTGCCGATCCTGCAGAAGCAGTTTCCCGAGATCGCCGACTTCTACCTGCCGCCCGAGGGCTGCTCCTACCGCGTCGCCTGCGTCAGCCTGCGCAAGCAGTATCCCGGCCACGCCAAGCGCGTGATGTTCGGCGTGTGGTCGTTCCTGCGCCAGTTCATGTACACCAAGTTCGTCATCGTCACCGACGACGATGTGAACGTGCGCGACTGGAAGGACGTAGTGTGGGCCATGACCACGCGCATGGATCCGGCGCGCGACACCGTCATCATCGAGAACACCCCGATCGACTACCTCGACTTCGCCTCGCCGGTCTCCGGGCTCGGATCCAAGATCGGCTTCGACGCGACGAACAAGTGGAAGGGAGAAACCGAACGGCAATGGGGCACACCCATCTCCATGGACGCCGGAACCAAACGGCGCGTCGACGAAATCTGGGATTCTCTTGGAATTCCCGGCGGGGACTAG
- the xth gene encoding exodeoxyribonuclease III, producing the protein MKIASWNVNSLRVRLPQVLDWLTAAQPDILALQETKLQDEQFPREEILAAGYQAAYSGQKTYNGVAILTRQAVDDVLQDIPGLDDPQRRILALSCDGVRVINLYVPNGESVESDKYRYKLDWLAAVTDFIRGELARHPELVVLGDFNIAPAALDVHDPAIWEGQVLFSLPERAAFGRMLATGLCDTLRLKHPDATVYSWWDYRMAAFRRNLGLRIDHILASPRLCERCLDCRVDAIPRAWERPSDHAPVIAEFER; encoded by the coding sequence ATGAAGATCGCCTCCTGGAACGTCAATTCACTGCGCGTGCGTTTACCGCAGGTGCTCGACTGGCTCACGGCGGCACAGCCGGACATCCTGGCCCTGCAGGAGACCAAACTGCAGGACGAGCAGTTTCCGCGCGAGGAGATCCTCGCCGCCGGCTATCAGGCGGCATACTCCGGACAGAAGACCTACAACGGCGTGGCCATCCTCACACGGCAAGCGGTAGACGATGTCCTGCAGGACATCCCCGGGCTGGACGATCCGCAGCGGCGCATCCTCGCCCTCAGTTGCGACGGGGTCCGCGTGATCAACCTCTACGTGCCCAACGGGGAGAGTGTCGAGTCCGACAAGTATCGCTACAAGCTGGACTGGCTCGCCGCGGTGACGGACTTCATCCGCGGAGAACTCGCGCGCCATCCCGAACTGGTCGTGCTGGGCGATTTCAATATCGCGCCCGCAGCGCTCGACGTGCACGATCCCGCGATCTGGGAAGGCCAGGTACTGTTCAGCCTCCCGGAGCGCGCGGCCTTCGGTCGTATGCTCGCGACCGGACTGTGCGATACCCTGCGCCTGAAGCATCCCGATGCAACGGTGTACAGCTGGTGGGATTACCGCATGGCGGCCTTCCGGCGCAACCTCGGGCTGCGCATCGATCACATCCTCGCCAGCCCGCGCCTGTGCGAACGCTGCCTCGACTGCCGCGTCGACGCGATACCGCGCGCCTGGGAGCGCCCCTCGGATCACGCGCCGGTAATCGCCGAATTCGAGCGGTAA